The Corynebacterium confusum genome has a window encoding:
- a CDS encoding poly(ethylene terephthalate) hydrolase family protein, producing MSANLKKHLSTLSKRGPHRVLVGDLSYAGLNGKVYTPAEGNALPAVAFGHDWMKKVKSYHATLRHLASWGIVAVAPDTETGFHPNHRNLAADMETALQIAAGVKLGQGNISVGPGKLGMVGHGMGGGAAVLASVDNDKVRAVAAIYPASTAPSASRAARRLEIPGLVIGSGRSDIFSAGNPAKLAYNWAGDCSYREIAKGTQQGFSEDRLTKLMLGSPAFEGGPTETARGLITGFFLHQLNNDSKYSDFSDPEAVGKNVESFIGEDLSEKAGVTRDD from the coding sequence GTGTCTGCGAATTTGAAGAAGCATCTATCGACCCTGTCCAAGCGCGGCCCGCACCGGGTACTCGTCGGCGATCTGTCGTACGCCGGCCTGAACGGCAAGGTGTATACCCCTGCCGAAGGCAACGCGTTGCCCGCTGTGGCCTTCGGCCACGACTGGATGAAGAAGGTGAAAAGCTACCACGCCACGCTGCGCCACCTGGCCTCGTGGGGGATCGTGGCGGTCGCCCCGGACACGGAGACCGGCTTTCACCCGAACCACCGCAACTTAGCCGCTGACATGGAAACCGCCCTGCAAATCGCCGCTGGCGTGAAGCTCGGCCAGGGAAATATCTCCGTCGGCCCGGGCAAGCTCGGCATGGTCGGCCACGGCATGGGCGGCGGCGCCGCCGTCCTGGCTAGCGTCGATAACGACAAGGTGCGCGCTGTCGCGGCCATTTACCCCGCCTCCACTGCCCCGTCGGCCTCCCGCGCCGCCCGCCGCCTGGAGATCCCCGGCCTGGTCATCGGGTCCGGCCGTTCCGATATCTTCAGCGCCGGCAACCCGGCGAAGCTGGCCTACAACTGGGCCGGCGACTGCTCCTACCGGGAGATCGCCAAGGGAACCCAGCAGGGCTTTAGCGAAGACCGCCTGACCAAGCTCATGCTCGGCTCCCCGGCCTTTGAGGGCGGCCCCACGGAGACCGCCCGCGGCCTTATCACCGGTTTCTTCCTCCACCAGCTCAACAACGACAGCAAGTACTCCGACTTCTCCGATCCGGAGGCCGTCGGCAAGAACGTGGAGAGCTTCATCGGCGAAGACCTCAGTGAGAAGGCCGGCGTCACCCGCGACGACTAG
- the glmS gene encoding glutamine--fructose-6-phosphate transaminase (isomerizing) yields the protein MCGIVGYVGQSGNDHEYFALDVVLEGLRRLEYRGYDSAGIAMYADGEISWRKKAGKVAELDKELANRPVSDSALGIGHTRWATHGGPTDINAHPHVVDGGKLAVVHNGIIENFSELRTELIDKGAHFASETDTEVAATVLADVFHGEAEGDLTRAMQLACQRFEGAFTLLAIHADQPDRIVAARRDSPLVIGLGEGENFLGSDVSGFIDYTKSAVEIDNDRVVTITADEVAITDYDGNPAEGKPFEIMWDAAQAEKSGFDSFMDKEIHDQPSAVRDTLLGRFDESGKLILDELRIEESVLKSIDKIIVIACGTAAYAGHVARYAIEHWCRIPTEVELAHEFRYRDPIVNEKTLVVALSQSGETMDTLMAVRHARQQGAKVIAICNTQGSSIPRESDAALYTHAGPEIAVASTKAFLAQITATYLLGLYLAQLRGNKFTDEVESILRELRAMPDKIQEVIDGEQQVADLAKSMQNATSVLFLGRHVGFPVALEGALKLKEIAYLHAEGFAAGELKHGPIALIEQGQPVFVIVPSPRGRDSLHSKVVSNIQEIRARGAVTVVIAEEGDTAVEDYADYIIRIPQAPTLMQPLLATVPLQIFACNVASAKGYDVDQPRNLAKSVTVE from the coding sequence ATGTGTGGAATCGTCGGATACGTTGGTCAATCGGGAAACGACCATGAATATTTTGCCCTCGACGTCGTGCTGGAGGGGCTGCGCCGCCTGGAATACCGCGGCTATGACTCCGCCGGCATCGCTATGTACGCGGACGGGGAAATTAGTTGGCGCAAGAAGGCCGGCAAGGTAGCCGAGCTGGATAAGGAGCTGGCCAACCGCCCGGTGTCGGACTCGGCCCTGGGTATCGGCCACACCCGCTGGGCCACCCACGGCGGCCCCACCGACATCAACGCCCACCCGCACGTCGTCGACGGCGGGAAGCTCGCCGTCGTGCACAACGGCATCATCGAGAACTTCTCCGAGCTGCGCACCGAGCTCATCGACAAGGGCGCCCACTTCGCGTCGGAGACCGACACCGAGGTCGCCGCCACGGTGCTCGCCGACGTCTTCCACGGCGAGGCCGAGGGTGACCTGACCCGCGCTATGCAGCTGGCCTGCCAGCGCTTCGAAGGTGCCTTCACGCTGCTGGCCATCCACGCGGATCAGCCGGACCGCATTGTGGCCGCCCGCCGCGACTCGCCGCTGGTCATCGGCCTGGGCGAGGGCGAGAACTTCCTGGGCTCCGACGTGTCGGGCTTCATCGACTACACCAAGTCCGCCGTCGAGATCGACAACGACCGCGTCGTGACCATCACCGCGGATGAGGTCGCCATCACCGATTACGACGGCAACCCGGCCGAGGGCAAGCCGTTTGAAATCATGTGGGACGCCGCGCAGGCGGAAAAGAGCGGCTTCGACTCGTTCATGGACAAAGAGATCCACGACCAGCCGAGCGCAGTCCGCGACACCCTGCTGGGCCGCTTCGACGAGTCCGGCAAGCTGATCCTGGACGAGCTGCGGATCGAGGAATCCGTGCTCAAGTCCATCGACAAAATCATCGTCATCGCCTGCGGCACCGCCGCCTACGCCGGCCACGTGGCCCGCTACGCCATCGAGCACTGGTGCCGCATCCCCACCGAGGTGGAGCTGGCGCACGAGTTCCGCTACCGCGATCCGATCGTCAACGAAAAGACGCTCGTGGTGGCCCTGTCCCAGTCCGGCGAGACCATGGACACCCTGATGGCCGTGCGCCACGCCCGCCAGCAGGGCGCGAAGGTCATCGCCATCTGCAACACCCAGGGCTCGTCCATCCCGCGTGAGTCCGACGCCGCGCTGTACACCCACGCGGGCCCGGAGATCGCGGTGGCCTCCACCAAGGCCTTCCTGGCGCAGATCACCGCCACCTACCTGCTGGGCCTGTACCTGGCACAGTTGCGCGGCAACAAGTTCACCGACGAGGTCGAGTCCATCCTGCGCGAGCTGCGCGCCATGCCGGATAAGATCCAGGAGGTCATCGACGGCGAGCAGCAGGTCGCGGACCTGGCCAAGTCCATGCAGAACGCGACCTCCGTGCTCTTCCTGGGCCGCCACGTCGGCTTCCCCGTCGCCCTGGAGGGTGCGCTGAAGCTGAAGGAAATCGCCTACCTGCACGCCGAGGGCTTCGCCGCCGGCGAGCTCAAGCACGGCCCGATCGCGCTCATCGAGCAGGGCCAGCCGGTCTTTGTTATCGTGCCGTCCCCGCGCGGCCGCGACTCGCTGCACTCCAAGGTGGTCTCCAACATTCAGGAGATCCGCGCCCGCGGCGCCGTCACCGTGGTCATCGCCGAGGAAG